GATAAACGCCAGGCATGGAACGAATCTCTTCCCGCACATTTTGACCATGCTGCACATACAAAGGATACATCAGATCTTCCACACGCAAATGGGTTTCACGGATCATATCGCGAATCGCAGCCGTTTTGCGCAAGCGGCGATGACGATCGAATGAATTTGACATTGGAACACACCTCTATTCGAAAGTTAAAGTGAAACTTGAACCTGCCGGAGGTTCGGATCAGCTGCGCTTACACGCCCTTACTTCCTTCATTATGTAAAATCGCTTCCGTTAATCCTTCAATTGTATACGTTTCTGCCTGAATTTGCACAGACAGCCCCATAGATCTTGCCGTATCCGCTGTGATGGGCCCAATGCAGGCAATTTTCACATGTGCAAGCAATTCTTGCACGCGTTTCGCTGCAGCATCCTCGGTTGAAAATTCCGGGAGCTCCCCATGGCATTGTTCATCTCGCACTGTATTTTGGAGGGTTTCCTGCAAACCGATGACAAAATTGCGAACGGTCGAGGAGCTTGTAAATGTGATCAGATGCACAGCACCTGTTTGCAGCAGCTCAAGCAGTTCTTCCATCCCATCTGTAACCTTTTTTGTCGAATACGCATCCACTTCCACCACTTCACAGCCATGCTGTCGAAGCAGAGTCGGCAGCGTCTTCCTTGCCAGATCCGCTCGCGGCAAAAGAATGCGATCCGTTGGCTGTACAACTTTCAACAACGCATCCGCCAATGCTTCCGCCACGTATTCTTGCGGTACAAGCTCCGGCACGATCCCTCTTTGCTGCAGCGCTTCGGCTGTTTTCTCACCGATGGCGGCAATTTTGACCGCAGCTAACGAACGGACATCGACCTGTTGTCGGCGCATCATGGAAAAAAAGCTGTCGACACCATTTGCACTGGTAAACACGACCCACTGAAACGTACGGATGTTTTGCAATGCTTCCCGCATGGGCTTTTCATCTGCCGGCGGACAAATGGCAATCACCGGGCATTCATACGCCTCTCCGCCCATGTCTTCAATCCATGCGGACAGTTGGCTTGCCTGTTGGCGGGCACGAGTGACAACCATCCGTTTGCCAAACAAAGGTTTTTTTTCAAACCATGCAAGCTGTTCCCGCAAACGCACCACATCGCCGATGACAATGATGGCAGGCCCTTTAAAGCGCTGCTGTTCCACCATATCCGCAATCATGCCCAATGTACCTGTCAATGTGCGCTGCTCTACCCGTGTACCCCACCGTATGAGCGCTACCGGCGTCTGCTCGCTGCGTCCGAAATGAAGCAATTGCTCGGTAATATGGCGGATCTGCCCTACACCCATCAAAAAAATGGCCGTGTTATCCGACTCGGCAATCTGCTGCCATTGGATACCCGAATGTTCTTTATCGGGATGTTCATGTCCGGTGACGACTGTAAACGATGTTGTATAATCGCGATGTGTGACCGGGATGCCGGCGTATGCCGGGACGGCAATCGCCGACGTAATGCCCGGCACGATTTCAAAGGGAACGCCATGCCGCGCCAGCATTTCCGCTTCTTCTCCGCCTCTGCCAAAGACAAAAGGGTCGCCGCCTTTCAGACGTGTGACGATTTTTCCCTGCAACGCATAATCCACCAATAATTGGTTGATCTCTTCTTGCGGACGAACATGACGATCCGGCAATTTTCCCACAAATACTTTCTCGACGCCGGCAGGAATCCGATTGAGCAAACTCGGACTGACCAATCGATCGTATAAAATTACATCAGCCCGTTCGATACATTGTTTCCCTTTGACCGTAATGAGATTCGGATCTCCTGGTCCGGCACCAACCAAATATACCTTTCCGATTCGATTCAAGAACGATTCAACTCCTCTCGTACAGATGCCAAAATCTCCTTGGCACCTTGTGCAAACAACTGATCCGCAACCGTGTGCCCCAATTGCACCGGGTCGGTTCCCGTCGCCTTTGCACGCAAAATTCGCGCACCCGTTGTATCACCGACGATCGCAATCATTTCCAACAGTCCGTCTTCCCCCGGCACAAAGCTGGCATGTGCGCCAATCGGGATTTGGCAGCCGCCGTTTAGCCGGCCCAAAAATGTCCGTTCTGCCTGTACCGCTTTTTCTGTAGGCGCATCGTTTAACGCCAAGAGAATCTCTCTCGTCGCCCTGTCATCACTGCGGCATTGAATCGCCAATGCCCCTTGTCCGGCAGCCGGGATACACAGATCGACAGGAATCCGCTCTGTAATTTGTTCCGCCCAGCCCATTCGTTCGAGCCCCGCCGCCGCCAGAACGATGGCATCCAATCCTTCCTGCCCATCCCGCAGCTTGCGCAGACGAGTATCGATATTGCCGCGCAAAGGCACAATTCTCAGATCCGGACGGGCAGCCTTCAATTGAATGCTTCTGCGCAGACTGCTTGTTCCGACAACCGCACCGAACGGAAGATCCTGAAACTTGCACCCGTCTTTCGCAATCACTACATCGCGCACGTCTTCACGGACCGGAACCGCTCCAATCATCAGACCTTCCGGCATTTCCGCAGGCATATCTTTCATGCTGTGAACGGCAAAGTCTACCGTACCATCCAGCAATGCCTGTTCGATCTCTTTGATAAACAAACCTTTGCCGCCAACTTTGGATAATGCCACATCGAGAATCCGGTCGCCTTTTGTGACGATTTTGACAGTCTCAATGGTAACGTCATTGTGTATGTGTTGGATCTGTTGACAAACCCAGTTGGTCTGTGTCAATGCCAACTGGCTTTGACGAGTTCCGACACGCAGTGCGTTCATGTGCTTCCCACTCCTTTATCTTCGTTGCAAACGTCTGCCAGGCAAACGACAGATCCTGATGTGCCAAATCTTTCAATATATCCGATTGTAGCAAATTTCGATAAAATTCTGTACGCTCGTCCGGATCGGCAATCTTGTTTTTTATTTCGTTCCGCACTTGCCGCATCATGGTCAAAAACAGCGCAAACTCCTCGCCAAACGCCTCTTCCAGAGATAAACGAATCGCTTTGGCCAACGACGGATTGGCTCCATTTGTCGAGATTGCCAGTGTCAGGTCGCCGCGGCAAATCGTTGCAGGCACATAAAACGAACACAAATCCGGCTGATCTGCAACATTCACCCAGATGCCGCGAGCATGGCAATCTTCATAAACGGATGTATTCACTGCCAAGTCATCCGTTGCTGCAAACACAAGACTGTAAGACGCGACATCGCCCCTTTGATAGGGACGATTGATATGATGGAATTTTCCTTCCGCTTTCCAAGCTTCCAGCGACTTCGAGAGCACAGGGCTGATAATGGTAAGATTCGCCCCTGAAACAAGTAATGCGGACGCTTTGCGTTCCGCTACACGTCCGCCGCCGACAATCATGCATCGTACTCCAGATACGTTTAAAAATACCCCATACATGCACGTAACCCCATTCGCATCCTGCATTAACCCCATTTATGAAAATTCGACATGAATTTCCCGACCAATACGTAATTGACAATGACGATACAAAAGCCCAACACGTTTAACCAAGCGAGCCTGCGTCCGGCCCAGCCCAAAACGACCCGCAGATACAAGTACACCCCATATACGATTAACAAAAGCAAGGAAACAAGAGGCTTTGCATCCAGCCAAAGAAAATGTCCGAAGACCACCCGATACCAGATAGCACCCAAAATCATGGCGATCAATAAGGTGGGAAACCCCAGCTTCACCATTTGAAAAGACAAGTTGTCCAACCGCTCCAGCGCAGGGAGGCGCCGGAAAAAAGGCGTCCATTTCTTTAACTTTAACATATAGTGCTGGAATAAATACATAATCGAAACGATGCAGGCCAAAGAAAATGCGGCATAACTGATCAATGCCATACTTACATGGATCACCAGCAAGTCGCCTTGCATCGGCGCGGAAAGCTGTGTCGCGCCTTTGCGTGCAAAGATGTCGAATGCCACAAATGCAAACCCGATAATATTCACAAGAAACGTGAACAATTCCATTTTGTACAGATAGTTGATAATCAACGCAAATGTATTGAGCAGCCAGGCAAAAAAAATCGTCGCCTCAAACGTAGTAAAGACGGGCACATAATTCAGTGCCCGCATCCGTTCAATAAAAAATATGGTTTGCAGTCCCCAAACGACAGCAAGTGTCCAAAACGCATACCGATTTGCCCGCCGGCTTGGCTGTATGAAATCAATAAAGTACAAAAATACACTGACTGCATAAAAA
Above is a window of Fodinisporobacter ferrooxydans DNA encoding:
- the cobA gene encoding uroporphyrinogen-III C-methyltransferase, with protein sequence MNRIGKVYLVGAGPGDPNLITVKGKQCIERADVILYDRLVSPSLLNRIPAGVEKVFVGKLPDRHVRPQEEINQLLVDYALQGKIVTRLKGGDPFVFGRGGEEAEMLARHGVPFEIVPGITSAIAVPAYAGIPVTHRDYTTSFTVVTGHEHPDKEHSGIQWQQIAESDNTAIFLMGVGQIRHITEQLLHFGRSEQTPVALIRWGTRVEQRTLTGTLGMIADMVEQQRFKGPAIIVIGDVVRLREQLAWFEKKPLFGKRMVVTRARQQASQLSAWIEDMGGEAYECPVIAICPPADEKPMREALQNIRTFQWVVFTSANGVDSFFSMMRRQQVDVRSLAAVKIAAIGEKTAEALQQRGIVPELVPQEYVAEALADALLKVVQPTDRILLPRADLARKTLPTLLRQHGCEVVEVDAYSTKKVTDGMEELLELLQTGAVHLITFTSSSTVRNFVIGLQETLQNTVRDEQCHGELPEFSTEDAAAKRVQELLAHVKIACIGPITADTARSMGLSVQIQAETYTIEGLTEAILHNEGSKGV
- the hemC gene encoding hydroxymethylbilane synthase; this translates as MNALRVGTRQSQLALTQTNWVCQQIQHIHNDVTIETVKIVTKGDRILDVALSKVGGKGLFIKEIEQALLDGTVDFAVHSMKDMPAEMPEGLMIGAVPVREDVRDVVIAKDGCKFQDLPFGAVVGTSSLRRSIQLKAARPDLRIVPLRGNIDTRLRKLRDGQEGLDAIVLAAAGLERMGWAEQITERIPVDLCIPAAGQGALAIQCRSDDRATREILLALNDAPTEKAVQAERTFLGRLNGGCQIPIGAHASFVPGEDGLLEMIAIVGDTTGARILRAKATGTDPVQLGHTVADQLFAQGAKEILASVREELNRS
- a CDS encoding precorrin-2 dehydrogenase/sirohydrochlorin ferrochelatase family protein, whose translation is MYGVFLNVSGVRCMIVGGGRVAERKASALLVSGANLTIISPVLSKSLEAWKAEGKFHHINRPYQRGDVASYSLVFAATDDLAVNTSVYEDCHARGIWVNVADQPDLCSFYVPATICRGDLTLAISTNGANPSLAKAIRLSLEEAFGEEFALFLTMMRQVRNEIKNKIADPDERTEFYRNLLQSDILKDLAHQDLSFAWQTFATKIKEWEAHERTACRNSSKPVGIDTDQLGLSTDPTHTQ
- a CDS encoding cytochrome C assembly family protein, yielding MIDSLRLYDWITFFYAVSVFLYFIDFIQPSRRANRYAFWTLAVVWGLQTIFFIERMRALNYVPVFTTFEATIFFAWLLNTFALIINYLYKMELFTFLVNIIGFAFVAFDIFARKGATQLSAPMQGDLLVIHVSMALISYAAFSLACIVSIMYLFQHYMLKLKKWTPFFRRLPALERLDNLSFQMVKLGFPTLLIAMILGAIWYRVVFGHFLWLDAKPLVSLLLLIVYGVYLYLRVVLGWAGRRLAWLNVLGFCIVIVNYVLVGKFMSNFHKWG